The sequence TCCGCCTCCTCCAACAGGGAGGGATCGGGCCGCCAAAATTGGGAAGGGAGATTATCATGGCAAAAGTGACGTTCCTTGGCCTCGGAGTTATGGGCTATCCGATGGCAGCGCATCTCAAACACAAGGGTGGCCATGAGGTCACCGTTTATAACCGCACCACGGCCAAGGCCGAGAAATGGGCCAGCGAGCATGGCGGGTCCTTTGCGGCCACTCCGGCGGAAGCGGCACAAGGTGCGGACTTTGTCTTCTGTTGCGTGGGCAATGACGATGACCTGCGCGAAGTGACCATCGGCGAGAATGGTGCCTTTGAGACCATGGAAGCCGGTTCGATCTTCGTTGACAACACCACCGCTAGCGCCAAAGTCGCTCGCGAGCTTTATGAAGTCGCCAAAGCACAGGATGTGGGCTTCATCGACGCGCCAGTTTCCGGCGGTCAGGCAGGGGCGGAAAACGCCGTTCTGACTGTGATGTGCGGTGGGGACGAGGATGTCTTCGCCAAGGCGAAACCGGTCATCGATGCCTTTGCTCGCATGGTGGGTCTGATGGGTCCGTCAGGGGCCGGTCAGCTGACCAAAATGGTCA is a genomic window of uncultured Cohaesibacter sp. containing:
- a CDS encoding NAD(P)-dependent oxidoreductase, producing MAKVTFLGLGVMGYPMAAHLKHKGGHEVTVYNRTTAKAEKWASEHGGSFAATPAEAAQGADFVFCCVGNDDDLREVTIGENGAFETMEAGSIFVDNTTASAKVARELYEVAKAQDVGFIDAPVSGGQAGAENAVLTVMCGGDEDVFAKAKPVIDAFARMVGLMGPSGAGQLTKMVNQICIAGLVQGLSEGVHFAKTAGLDVEAVINVISKGAAGSWQMENRASTMAKGEFDFGFAVDWMRKDLSMVLDEARSNGARLPVTAVVDQYYAQVQAMGGNRWDTSSLIALLDRK